Genomic DNA from Hordeum vulgare subsp. vulgare chromosome 2H, MorexV3_pseudomolecules_assembly, whole genome shotgun sequence:
TGAAGTCGAGGTGGAGGTGAGCCACTCACTGACTTCTGCTCTGCTGTCTGAATCCAGTAGTCTGGCCAAACGGCTTCGATTCTCCGGTGGTGCCGGTGGCGgtggtagcagcagcaacagagaagCAGCAGCAGCCTTAATGTTTGGTGCAAACAACAGCATACGAGAAGAGCTGCACCGGTTGGTTTCTTCTCTTGAAGACACCATGGATGCAGGTATGAAGGAGTTTCTTTTCTTCTTGGAGACGTATCCTCCGGTACTGCGACAACCATACGCCGCATATTTGCTCTTGGAGAACTGCATGTTTGGTCGCCAAACTGAACGGGAACAGGTCCTGGATTTCTTGCTCCATCCTGCTGCTACTCCGATCTTGGCTGTACTTCCGATCGTTGGTCCACTACGATCAGGCAAAACCACTCTTGTTGAGCACGTCTGTAGGGATGATAATGTGCGCAGTCACTTCTCGATGATCCTCTTCTTTCCAGAAGGCAGCCTCGAGGATGAACGAGTGATCGACTTGAGAGGGAGCGGCAACTTCAAAGTCAGACATCAGAATCACTACACTCAATCTCACAGCAGGTTTCTCGTCATTGTCGAAACCTCCAAGGACATCAACGAGAGATCATGGAGAAGTCTGAAATCTTGCGTCACCCGCATGGCACCGTGCGGTGGGAGTAAAATTATAGTCACCAGTCGGTCAGAAAGAATAGTGGATCTGGGAACGACGGAAGCGCTTCGATTGGGCCGTGTCCCTCGAGAAGCCTATTGGTATTTCTTCAAGTCGCTCGCGTTCGGAAGCATGGATCCTGATGAGCACCCAAGCATGGCGGTGATGGCC
This window encodes:
- the LOC123430570 gene encoding uncharacterized protein LOC123430570; translation: MDILVSAITGDLVSRLASFVISKYFRQQPGIDMILQRLQRVVQRMDTVVEEADGRRITNQGMLRQLKTLRQGMYTGHYILDALRFQAAHEVEVEVSHSLTSALLSESSSLAKRLRFSGGAGGGGSSSNREAAAALMFGANNSIREELHRLVSSLEDTMDAGMKEFLFFLETYPPVLRQPYAAYLLLENCMFGRQTEREQVLDFLLHPAATPILAVLPIVGPLRSGKTTLVEHVCRDDNVRSHFSMILFFPEGSLEDERVIDLRGSGNFKVRHQNHYTQSHSRFLVIVETSKDINERSWRSLKSCVTRMAPCGGSKIIVTSRSERIVDLGTTEALRLGRVPREAYWYFFKSLAFGSMDPDEHPSMAVMAMEIASEHRQCLMGGHMVARLLRDNFSPSFWRAVLGSVRAYRNAHHLMCEDGQRYYWRLGRSCEYFLISSHYQSDSSEQVPKISVQEIILGRGGALPKGKFEALAWRSCIPPYYNYTVSCMMSAPQPTAGTKRKEVCAAGERTLGLSL